In Thiovibrio frasassiensis, one DNA window encodes the following:
- a CDS encoding GGDEF domain-containing protein yields MKATDLNLGEQLKMSEREIRRRLELLSIGPKEKKEMVGMKPLIAPHVETLVDRFYTLQVEEPEIARLIGDSETLSRLKKHLSRYILTLFDGEYGMEYVLSRLRIGMVHKRIGVPPKLYVPSLWNLFSLLRHQILLETDQKCGVCSDRLNALEKIMLFDLALVFDTYIFSLMDALARGRQELEEYAESLEETVARRTQELASLASKDGLTGLLNQRSFYEELRRETARILRIQGKIALLYLDLDGFKKVNDTLGHQQGDDILIAVSDVIRTVVRSEDIAARYGGDEFCILLPHSGVAEAREVAQRLAQAFARQPRLTETGVAFSIGIAAENWDNLRDGDLLVQQADAAMYLSKKIPGHAVTVAGQEAEPLPGD; encoded by the coding sequence GTGAAAGCCACTGACTTGAACCTGGGAGAGCAGTTGAAGATGTCGGAGCGGGAGATCCGCCGCCGGCTGGAGCTCTTGTCCATCGGCCCGAAGGAAAAAAAGGAGATGGTCGGGATGAAACCCCTGATCGCTCCCCATGTCGAGACCCTGGTGGATCGATTTTACACCCTGCAGGTTGAGGAACCCGAGATTGCCAGATTGATCGGCGACTCCGAAACCTTGTCCCGCTTAAAAAAACATCTCTCCCGCTACATCCTGACCCTTTTCGACGGGGAATACGGCATGGAATATGTGCTTTCCCGGCTGCGCATCGGCATGGTGCATAAACGCATCGGCGTGCCGCCCAAGCTGTATGTCCCCTCCCTCTGGAACCTTTTCTCGCTGTTGCGCCACCAGATCCTCCTTGAAACCGACCAAAAATGCGGGGTCTGCAGCGACAGGCTGAATGCCCTGGAAAAAATCATGCTTTTTGATCTGGCGCTGGTTTTTGACACCTATATCTTCAGCCTCATGGATGCCCTGGCCAGAGGCCGACAAGAGCTGGAGGAATACGCCGAGAGCCTAGAAGAAACCGTGGCCCGGCGCACCCAGGAACTGGCGTCTTTGGCCAGCAAGGATGGGTTGACCGGACTTTTAAACCAGCGCAGCTTCTATGAGGAACTGCGGAGGGAAACCGCGAGAATCCTGCGGATCCAAGGAAAGATCGCCCTGCTCTATCTGGACCTGGACGGCTTCAAGAAGGTCAACGACACCCTGGGACACCAGCAGGGAGACGACATCCTCATCGCGGTCTCCGATGTGATCCGCACGGTGGTGCGTAGCGAGGACATCGCCGCCCGTTACGGCGGGGACGAATTCTGTATTCTTCTTCCCCACAGCGGCGTGGCCGAAGCCAGAGAGGTGGCGCAACGGCTGGCTCAGGCCTTTGCCCGTCAACCGCGGTTGACGGAAACAGGGGTCGCTTTCAGCATCGGGATTGCCGCCGAAAATTGGGACAATCTGCGCGACGGAGATCTGCTCGTTCAACAAGCGGATGCGGCCATGTACCTTTCCAAAAAAATACCGGGCCACGCTGTTACCGTGGCAGGGCAAGAAGCCGAGCCCTTGCCGGGCGACTGA
- a CDS encoding tautomerase family protein, whose amino-acid sequence MPYVNIRLAGTLSREQKEEMCAGVTKVIAEVTKKPEDSILIFVDEEQHENIAKGGKLLKKPA is encoded by the coding sequence ATGCCCTATGTAAACATCCGCCTTGCAGGCACGTTAAGCAGGGAGCAAAAAGAGGAGATGTGCGCCGGGGTGACCAAGGTTATTGCCGAGGTAACCAAAAAACCCGAGGATTCCATCCTGATCTTCGTGGACGAGGAGCAACATGAGAATATCGCCAAGGGCGGGAAACTTCTCAAGAAACCCGCCTGA
- the ligA gene encoding NAD-dependent DNA ligase LigA: MVQLSLLNISDKEAVRQRLQALRQELNFHAHRYYVLDAPILADAEYDLLFQELVALEQQHPELITPDSPSRRVGGAPLAQFTTVPHTIPMLSLENAFDAEALVDFEERLFRFLQSRTPISYVSEPKLDGLAVELVYEEGLFTIGSTRGDGLIGEDISQNLKTIPAIPLRLLTPEGGIAPQRLEVRGEVFIGLAEFKQLNEARAKAGEPLFANPRNGAAGSLRQLDPKITATRPLDFFVYGVSDPTLLPCKDQHGLLTYLGCLGFKINPLVRLCHSISEVISQFSTLQDQRPSLPYDIDGMVVKVNEFALQERLGAKARSPRWAIAAKFPASQATTRLLDVEFGVGRTGAITPVAVLEPVRIGGVTVRRATLHNEDELRRKGLMLGDTVLVQRAGDVIPEVVKPVEENRTGRERPIVMPTTCPECGFSLVRAGQEAITRCPNPNCPAQQVRGLIHFTGKSGMDIEGLGKKAVEQLVNQGLIKDIPDIYTLTAKNLAPLEGWGDKSAENAVRAIQQSRTPTLAKFLAALGIRHVGEVTAQLLARHFGSLARLMRAGEADFLHIEGIGEQVATSLVDYFQDQAVLEMLSRLEGLGVHVQEEKPAAEGEAALAGSVFLFTGSLAHLSRHEAKARIKELGGQVASSISRKVTHVVLGESPGSKLTKARELGLTVISEDEFLRLIGR, encoded by the coding sequence ATGGTCCAGCTCTCCTTACTGAACATCTCCGACAAAGAAGCTGTCCGGCAACGGTTACAGGCGCTGCGGCAGGAGCTGAATTTTCATGCCCATCGCTACTATGTGCTGGATGCCCCCATCCTGGCCGATGCCGAGTATGACCTCCTTTTTCAGGAACTGGTGGCACTGGAGCAGCAGCATCCCGAGCTGATCACCCCCGATTCGCCGAGCCGGCGGGTGGGCGGCGCCCCGCTGGCCCAGTTTACCACGGTACCCCACACCATTCCCATGCTGAGCCTGGAGAACGCCTTTGACGCCGAGGCTCTCGTGGATTTCGAAGAGCGCCTCTTCCGCTTTTTGCAGAGCAGAACACCGATCTCCTATGTGAGCGAACCAAAGCTCGACGGACTGGCCGTTGAACTGGTCTATGAAGAGGGTCTGTTTACCATTGGTTCCACCCGCGGGGATGGGTTGATCGGAGAGGATATCAGCCAAAACCTGAAAACCATCCCTGCCATCCCCCTGCGGCTTCTGACCCCGGAGGGGGGAATTGCTCCCCAGCGGCTGGAGGTGCGGGGCGAGGTCTTTATCGGCCTGGCAGAGTTCAAGCAACTCAATGAAGCACGCGCCAAGGCAGGGGAACCCCTGTTTGCCAATCCCCGCAATGGCGCGGCCGGCTCCCTGCGTCAGCTGGATCCTAAAATAACCGCAACCCGGCCCCTTGATTTTTTCGTCTATGGGGTGAGCGATCCCACGCTCCTCCCCTGTAAGGATCAGCATGGGTTACTGACCTATCTCGGCTGCCTCGGCTTCAAGATCAATCCCCTGGTCCGCCTCTGCCACTCCATCTCGGAGGTGATCAGCCAATTTAGCACCCTCCAGGATCAACGGCCTTCTCTGCCCTACGATATCGACGGCATGGTGGTCAAGGTCAACGAATTCGCCTTACAAGAACGGTTGGGCGCCAAGGCCCGCAGCCCGCGCTGGGCCATCGCCGCCAAGTTTCCCGCCTCCCAGGCCACCACCCGCTTGCTCGATGTCGAGTTCGGGGTGGGACGGACCGGGGCGATAACCCCGGTGGCTGTCCTGGAACCGGTGCGGATCGGCGGGGTGACGGTGCGGAGGGCCACCCTGCACAACGAGGACGAACTGCGCCGGAAAGGACTGATGCTCGGCGACACCGTTCTGGTCCAGCGGGCAGGCGATGTGATCCCGGAAGTGGTCAAACCGGTGGAGGAAAACCGGACCGGCCGCGAGCGGCCCATTGTCATGCCAACAACCTGTCCTGAATGCGGCTTTTCCCTGGTGCGGGCAGGCCAGGAAGCGATAACCCGCTGCCCCAACCCGAACTGCCCGGCGCAACAGGTGCGAGGGTTGATCCATTTTACCGGCAAGAGCGGCATGGACATCGAGGGGTTGGGGAAAAAAGCGGTGGAACAGCTCGTCAACCAGGGGCTTATCAAGGATATCCCCGATATCTACACCCTGACGGCGAAAAACCTGGCCCCCCTTGAGGGCTGGGGCGACAAATCGGCGGAGAACGCGGTGCGGGCCATTCAGCAAAGCCGCACCCCGACTCTGGCAAAATTTCTTGCCGCTCTCGGCATCCGGCACGTGGGCGAGGTAACCGCCCAGCTGCTCGCCCGCCATTTCGGTTCTCTTGCCCGGCTTATGCGCGCTGGCGAAGCTGATTTTTTACACATCGAAGGTATCGGCGAACAGGTCGCTACCAGCCTGGTGGATTACTTTCAGGACCAGGCAGTTCTGGAGATGCTCTCCCGGCTTGAAGGTTTAGGGGTTCATGTTCAGGAAGAAAAACCGGCCGCGGAGGGTGAGGCCGCACTGGCTGGCAGCGTCTTTCTTTTTACCGGCTCACTTGCCCACCTTTCCCGGCATGAAGCCAAGGCCCGCATCAAGGAGCTGGGCGGGCAGGTTGCCTCGTCCATCAGCCGCAAGGTAACCCATGTTGTTCTGGGGGAGAGCCCCGGAAGCAAGTTGACAAAAGCCCGGGAATTGGGCTTGACTGTTATCAGCGAGGATGAATTTTTACGGCTTATTGGCCGCTGA
- a CDS encoding acylphosphatase: protein MTKKRVVTRVEGVVQGVYFRDYAQKEARELELSGWVRNRPDGTVEAVLEGETEKVEQMIAWLHTGSPQAEVKTVQVTEEQPLGDKTAFAIRYN, encoded by the coding sequence ATGACAAAAAAACGGGTGGTGACCAGGGTTGAAGGGGTGGTGCAGGGCGTCTATTTTCGTGATTATGCTCAGAAAGAGGCCCGGGAACTTGAGTTGAGCGGCTGGGTGCGGAACCGGCCGGACGGCACGGTGGAAGCGGTGCTGGAGGGTGAGACCGAAAAAGTCGAACAGATGATTGCCTGGCTGCACACCGGCTCGCCCCAAGCCGAGGTCAAAACGGTACAGGTGACAGAGGAGCAGCCCCTGGGCGACAAGACCGCCTTTGCCATCCGTTATAATTGA
- a CDS encoding TusE/DsrC/DsvC family sulfur relay protein, translating into MPTIEHNGSSFTVDEDGFLTGNMDAWDQNWVDYVKGVEGIGEMTDEHHKVIDTLRDYYKKNGIAPMVRILSKTTGFPLKRIYELFPSGPGKGACKMAGLPKPTGCV; encoded by the coding sequence ATGCCTACTATCGAGCATAATGGTTCAAGCTTCACCGTCGATGAAGACGGCTTCCTCACCGGCAACATGGATGCCTGGGATCAAAACTGGGTTGACTATGTTAAGGGTGTTGAGGGCATTGGTGAAATGACCGACGAACATCACAAGGTTATTGATACCCTTCGTGATTACTACAAGAAGAATGGTATCGCTCCCATGGTCCGTATTCTTTCCAAGACCACCGGCTTCCCGTTGAAGCGGATTTACGAGCTGTTCCCCTCTGGACCCGGCAAGGGCGCCTGTAAAATGGCCGGCCTGCCGAAACCGACCGGTTGTGTGTAA
- a CDS encoding anaerobic ribonucleoside-triphosphate reductase activating protein yields METSFIDWPGKLCAILFVGGCNFRCPFCHNHPLVLAPEGMETIAFEEIMSRLAARKNWLAGVCISGGEPTLSPGLPRLIARLKAEGWAIKLDTNGTRPEVVAQLLGDNLLDMVAMDVKTVLVQDKYERCAGSAVDLGAIQHSIDLLCHSGIPHEFRMTIAPALHSEDDIVAWAKQFDRSRSRLKLQNFNPRTTLDVAFEKEQGFGPEIFSRFEAMVA; encoded by the coding sequence TTGGAGACCTCCTTTATCGACTGGCCCGGTAAGCTGTGCGCCATCCTCTTTGTGGGCGGCTGCAACTTCCGCTGTCCATTCTGTCACAATCACCCGTTGGTTCTTGCCCCGGAAGGCATGGAAACCATAGCCTTTGAGGAGATCATGAGCCGTCTGGCCGCCCGGAAAAACTGGCTGGCAGGGGTCTGTATCTCCGGCGGTGAGCCGACCCTCTCTCCAGGTCTTCCTCGGTTGATTGCCCGGCTCAAGGCAGAAGGGTGGGCGATCAAGCTCGACACCAACGGCACCCGGCCGGAGGTGGTCGCCCAGCTGCTGGGGGATAATCTGCTCGACATGGTGGCCATGGATGTCAAGACGGTACTGGTGCAGGATAAATACGAGCGCTGCGCCGGAAGCGCCGTTGATCTGGGCGCGATTCAGCACAGTATCGACCTCCTATGCCACAGTGGTATCCCCCATGAGTTCCGCATGACCATTGCTCCGGCCCTGCACAGCGAAGACGACATCGTTGCCTGGGCCAAGCAGTTTGACCGCTCCCGTTCCCGCCTCAAGTTGCAAAATTTCAATCCGCGTACCACCCTGGATGTTGCCTTTGAAAAAGAGCAGGGGTTCGGGCCGGAAATATTTTCCCGCTTTGAGGCCATGGTCGCTTGA
- the nrdD gene encoding anaerobic ribonucleoside-triphosphate reductase yields the protein MPLKAETAQASTHQVVNEDSTDIALFVRSSQDDMLGWNRQRIVDALLRETFVDRDTAEKISKDIELTIQAGKVKTITGPLIREMVNAKLLEMGLEEARRMHTRLGVPLYDVDQLLVQHNKENANVPHGPEATNLTLAEGIKKEYALLHVFTPDVADAHLSGDLHLHDLGFIDRPYCSGQSLEYIKKFGLNLPHALSMAKPAKHAEVLLAHMVKFAASLQSHFAGAIGWDAINLFYAPYLEELDDNGVKQLAQMMIYEFSQQAVARGGQAIFSDVNIYWEVPKHFVDVPAIGPGGVYTGKTYGEYEKQAQRFAWALFEVYKEGDAAGRPFFFPKPLVHITEKFFKTDGHMDFLHHICEVASVKGNTYFVFDRGDTAKISECCRLSFKLEASDLEDAKQPWKMRYSALQNITINLPRLAFKAQGDDTKLFGLLTENLQLAAKAHGQKKKFIERLMSLGKGGPLSLLAMDLDGEPYLKLHKCSYLIGMVGLNELIRVHLGEELHDSDASIKFGLKVIAHMNIVCNKLAESLGMKFVLEQTPAESTSFRFAKLDLAHFNAEAAKVVQGNREKGEVYYSNSTLFNVGAVMSPIARVEKEGLFHPLIEAGSITHLWLGEAQPDKEALASFVINVFKYTQNDQIAFSPEFTACLDCGKTSRGLSEACPYCQSKNVDGITRITGYFTKISSWNKGKLGELHDRYRNTDRFNN from the coding sequence ATGCCACTCAAAGCGGAGACCGCCCAGGCCAGCACACATCAGGTAGTGAACGAGGACAGCACCGATATCGCTCTTTTTGTCCGTTCCTCCCAGGATGACATGCTTGGCTGGAACCGGCAGCGCATCGTCGATGCCCTGTTGCGCGAGACCTTTGTCGACCGTGACACCGCCGAGAAGATCAGTAAGGACATCGAGCTGACCATCCAGGCCGGCAAGGTGAAAACCATCACCGGTCCGCTGATCCGCGAAATGGTCAACGCCAAACTCCTGGAGATGGGTCTGGAAGAGGCGCGGCGCATGCATACCCGCCTCGGGGTGCCGCTCTACGATGTGGACCAGCTGCTGGTTCAGCACAACAAGGAAAATGCCAATGTGCCCCATGGGCCGGAGGCCACCAACCTCACCCTGGCCGAGGGCATCAAGAAGGAGTACGCCCTGCTTCACGTCTTTACCCCGGATGTGGCCGACGCCCACTTGAGCGGCGACCTGCATCTCCATGACCTGGGCTTTATCGACCGGCCGTATTGTTCCGGTCAGTCCCTGGAGTATATCAAGAAATTTGGCCTCAATCTGCCCCATGCCCTGTCCATGGCCAAGCCGGCCAAGCATGCCGAGGTGCTTCTTGCCCATATGGTCAAGTTTGCCGCCTCCCTGCAGAGCCATTTTGCCGGGGCCATCGGCTGGGATGCGATCAACCTCTTTTACGCTCCCTATCTCGAAGAGCTGGATGACAACGGGGTCAAGCAGCTGGCCCAGATGATGATCTACGAATTCTCCCAGCAGGCCGTGGCCCGGGGCGGGCAGGCGATCTTCTCCGACGTCAACATCTACTGGGAGGTGCCCAAGCATTTCGTGGACGTGCCCGCCATCGGCCCGGGCGGGGTGTACACCGGTAAGACCTATGGCGAATACGAAAAGCAGGCGCAACGCTTTGCCTGGGCGCTGTTCGAGGTTTATAAAGAGGGGGATGCCGCCGGCCGCCCCTTCTTCTTCCCCAAGCCTCTGGTGCATATTACCGAGAAGTTCTTCAAGACCGACGGCCACATGGACTTCCTGCACCATATCTGCGAAGTGGCCTCGGTGAAGGGCAACACCTATTTTGTCTTTGACCGGGGCGATACCGCCAAGATCTCTGAATGCTGTCGCTTAAGCTTCAAGCTGGAGGCCTCGGATCTGGAGGATGCCAAGCAGCCCTGGAAGATGCGCTACTCGGCCCTGCAGAACATCACCATCAACCTGCCGCGTCTTGCCTTCAAGGCCCAGGGCGATGACACCAAGCTCTTTGGGCTGCTCACCGAAAATCTCCAGCTTGCGGCCAAGGCCCATGGCCAGAAGAAGAAGTTTATCGAACGGCTGATGAGCCTGGGCAAGGGCGGGCCGCTTTCTTTGCTGGCCATGGATCTCGACGGCGAGCCCTACCTCAAGCTGCACAAGTGCTCCTATCTCATCGGCATGGTGGGCCTCAATGAGCTGATCCGGGTGCATCTTGGCGAGGAGCTGCACGACTCGGATGCATCCATCAAGTTCGGCCTCAAGGTCATTGCCCATATGAACATCGTGTGCAACAAGCTGGCCGAATCCCTGGGCATGAAATTTGTTCTTGAGCAGACCCCGGCCGAGTCCACCTCCTTCCGCTTTGCCAAGCTGGATCTGGCCCATTTCAATGCCGAGGCGGCAAAGGTTGTCCAGGGCAACCGGGAGAAAGGGGAGGTCTATTACAGCAACTCCACCCTCTTTAACGTCGGTGCCGTCATGAGCCCCATCGCCAGGGTGGAGAAGGAAGGTCTGTTCCATCCCCTCATCGAGGCGGGTTCCATCACCCATCTCTGGTTGGGCGAAGCCCAGCCGGACAAGGAGGCACTGGCCAGCTTCGTGATCAATGTCTTCAAGTACACCCAGAACGACCAGATCGCCTTTTCTCCGGAATTCACCGCCTGTCTGGATTGCGGCAAGACGAGCAGGGGGTTGAGCGAGGCCTGTCCCTATTGCCAGTCGAAGAACGTCGACGGCATCACCCGGATCACCGGCTATTTCACCAAGATCTCCAGCTGGAACAAGGGCAAGCTTGGCGAACTGCACGACCGCTACCGGAACACCGATCGCTTCAACAATTAA
- the nadB gene encoding L-aspartate oxidase, whose amino-acid sequence MKQSTDFLVIGSGISGLSFAIKAAQLGRVTIITKKARVDTATNLAQGGIAAVLSPDDSFALHIEDTLRSGAGLCHEDIVRLVVENGPARIEELIRLGVQFQSEANDPSHLDLGKEGGHSARRIAHAMDLTGRKIEEGLLAQVAANPRITVLENHLAVDLLVSSKTGTPYQPHDSFSDQCLGAYVFDRETGGIDTYQAKVTVLCTGGTGKVYLYTTNPDIATGDGIAMAYRAGAKVGNLEFVQFHPTCLYHPQVKNFLISEAVRGEGGRLIDKHGQAFMHKYDARGDLATRDTVARAIDSEMKASGDDCVYLDITHQPAEFLQKRFPTIYQKCLSLGIDMTTEPIPVVPAAHYMCGGVVTDSWGRTNIENLFAFGETACTGLHGGNRLASNSLLEAVVFAHQAFLECEREWPELRKAALPEVAEWFAGSAQRIEENVLVSHNWDQIRRLMWNYVGIVRTEKRLALVEERLRVIVDEVNQHYHDYILTPDLIELRNIAQVAELIVRCACLRKESRGLHYLVEFPLPDDEHWKKDTILRRSEGEPGQSDSAN is encoded by the coding sequence ATGAAACAGAGTACTGATTTTCTCGTGATTGGCAGCGGTATTTCCGGGCTCTCCTTCGCCATCAAGGCGGCGCAGCTGGGGCGGGTGACGATTATCACCAAGAAGGCCCGGGTGGATACCGCCACCAACCTGGCCCAAGGCGGGATCGCCGCGGTCTTGTCGCCGGATGATTCCTTTGCCCTGCACATCGAGGATACCCTGCGCTCCGGGGCCGGGCTCTGTCATGAGGATATCGTCCGGCTGGTCGTGGAAAACGGCCCGGCCCGGATCGAGGAGTTGATCCGCCTCGGCGTCCAGTTTCAGAGCGAGGCCAACGACCCCAGCCATCTCGACCTGGGCAAGGAGGGCGGTCACTCGGCCCGCCGCATCGCCCATGCCATGGATCTCACCGGCCGCAAGATCGAAGAGGGGCTTCTGGCCCAGGTGGCGGCCAATCCCAGGATCACGGTGCTGGAAAATCATCTGGCCGTGGATCTCTTGGTCAGCTCCAAGACCGGCACCCCGTATCAGCCCCACGACAGCTTCAGCGACCAGTGCCTGGGCGCCTATGTCTTTGACCGGGAAACCGGGGGGATCGACACCTACCAGGCCAAGGTGACGGTGCTCTGCACCGGCGGCACCGGCAAGGTCTACCTCTACACCACCAATCCCGATATCGCCACCGGCGACGGCATTGCCATGGCGTACCGGGCCGGGGCCAAGGTCGGCAATCTGGAGTTTGTCCAGTTTCACCCCACCTGCCTCTATCACCCTCAGGTGAAGAATTTTCTGATCTCCGAAGCGGTGCGCGGCGAAGGGGGACGGCTTATCGACAAGCATGGCCAAGCCTTCATGCACAAGTATGACGCCCGGGGGGATCTGGCCACCCGCGACACCGTGGCCAGAGCCATTGACAGCGAGATGAAGGCGAGCGGCGATGACTGCGTCTATCTGGACATCACCCACCAGCCGGCGGAGTTTTTGCAGAAAAGGTTTCCCACCATTTACCAAAAATGCCTCTCCTTGGGGATCGACATGACCACAGAGCCCATTCCGGTGGTGCCCGCGGCCCACTATATGTGCGGCGGGGTGGTTACCGACTCGTGGGGCAGGACCAACATCGAAAATCTCTTTGCCTTTGGTGAAACCGCCTGCACCGGTCTGCACGGCGGCAACCGGTTGGCGAGCAATTCCCTGCTTGAGGCGGTGGTTTTTGCCCATCAGGCCTTTCTTGAGTGTGAGCGGGAATGGCCCGAGCTGCGCAAGGCTGCGCTGCCCGAGGTGGCGGAGTGGTTTGCAGGCTCGGCCCAGCGCATCGAGGAGAATGTCCTGGTCAGCCACAACTGGGATCAGATCCGCCGCTTGATGTGGAACTATGTCGGCATCGTGCGCACCGAGAAGCGCCTTGCTCTGGTGGAAGAGCGCCTCCGGGTTATCGTTGATGAGGTGAACCAGCATTATCACGATTACATCCTGACCCCGGATCTCATCGAACTGCGCAATATCGCCCAGGTTGCCGAGCTCATCGTGCGCTGCGCCTGCCTCCGCAAGGAATCCCGCGGCCTCCATTATCTGGTTGAGTTTCCTCTCCCCGATGACGAACATTGGAAAAAAGACACCATTCTCCGGCGTTCGGAGGGGGAACCGGGCCAGTCCGATTCCGCCAACTAG